A single window of Phyllostomus discolor isolate MPI-MPIP mPhyDis1 chromosome 13, mPhyDis1.pri.v3, whole genome shotgun sequence DNA harbors:
- the RPUSD4 gene encoding mitochondrial RNA pseudouridine synthase RPUSD4 produces the protein MVAPSCPARPLWVWGSGQRVGSLLSLLFKPFCTAAAASRPLDAQQLAERLRAQKQEQKNKGPVPTNSVQRRVQELVRFTQQLQRVHPNVLAKALRRGIVHQDQDLVVINKPYGLPVHGGPGVQLCISDVLPVLAKMLHGHKAEPLHLCHRLDKETTGVMVLAWEKEVAHQVQELFRTRQVTKKYWAVTVRVPVPAAGVVDIPIIEKEVSGQQQHHKMTLSPSYRMDNGKMVRVRTSRNAHVAVTQYQVLSSTASSALLELQPITGIKHQLRVHLSFGLDCPILGDHKYSDWTRLAPQKLPASTLKKLGLPQAKARHVPLHLHARQLVLPALGPRKEELSLVCRLPRYFVRSLGRLGLEVPSRDQVPDDGAGRPGPQ, from the exons ATGGTGGCGCCCAGCTGTCCCGCGCGGCCCCTCTGGGTTTGGGGCTCCGGGCAGCGTGTGGGgagtctcctctctctcctctttaagCCATTTTGTACCGCAGCTGCTGCCTCTAGGCCTCTGGATGCCCAGCAGTTAGCGGAGAGGCTCCGAGCCCAGAAACAGGAACAAAAGAACAAGGGGCCG GTGCCCACAAACTCCGTCCAGCGGAGAGTGCAAGAACTAGTGCGGTTCACACAGCAGCTGCAGCGAGTCCACCCCAACGTGCTCGCTAAGGCACTGAGGCGAGGGATTGTCCATCAGGACCAGGATCTTGTGGTCATCAATAAACCCTATGGCCTTCCCGTGCATG GTGGCCCTGGGGTCCAGCTCTGCATCAGTGATGTACTACCTGTCCTGGCAAAGATGCTTCACGGCCACAAGGCAGAGCCCCTGCATCTGTGCCACCGGCTGGACAAGGAAACCACAGGCGTGATGGTGTTGGCTTGGGAGAAGGAAGTGGCGCACCAAGTCCAAGAGCTGTTCAGAACCCGTCAGGTGACAAAGAAGTACTG GGCTGTCACCGTGCGTGTCCCGGTGCCCGCGGCAGGAGTCGTGGATATCCCCATCATCGAGAAGGAGGTGTCAGGACAGCAGCAGCACCATAAG ATGACGCTGTCCCCGAGCTACCGCATGGACAACGGGAAGATGGTGAGAGTGCGGACTAGCCGGAACGCACACGTGGCTGTGACTCAGTACCAGGTGCTGAGCAGCACGGCCTCCTCCGCCCTCTTGGAGCTCCAGCCTATTACTG GGATAAAACATCAGCTTCGAGTTCACCTGTCCTTTGGGCTGGACTGCCCCATCCTTGGCGACCACAAGTACTCCGACTGGACCAGGCTGGCCCCCCAG AAGCTGCCTGCCAGCACTCTGAAGAAGCTGGGCCTGCCGCAGGCCAAGGCCCGCCACGTCCCTCTGCACCTGCACGCCCGCCAGCTggtcctgcctgccctggggccccggaAGGAGGAGCTCAGCTTGGTCTGCAGGCTTCCTCGCTACTTCGTTCGCTCCCTGGGCCGTCTGGGCCTGGAGGTGCCAAGTCGGGATCAGGTCCCGGACGATGGGGCTGGGCGTCCGGGACCACAGTGA